One Symbiobacterium terraclitae genomic region harbors:
- a CDS encoding carbohydrate ABC transporter permease, whose protein sequence is MSVRNPLGRLLLYLLLTAAALVIVFPLLYAVSISLMPPAEVNTFPPRFIPSSLRWANYAEVARTVPVARYLLNSLVVSAAVTLGQIATASLSGYAFAFMHFRGRAALFALFMSTMMVPWEVTLIPNYLTIRSLRLLNSYPGLILPFLATAFGTFLLRQFFMQVPRELEDAARIDGCGRFRFFWSVALPLARPGLLTLGAYTFLSTWNQYLWPLLVTNTRLMRTVQIGVRFLMNEEGMQYHRIMAGAVLCLVPALLILLWGQRYLVRGMMAGGIKG, encoded by the coding sequence GTGAGCGTGCGCAACCCCCTGGGCCGGCTGCTGCTCTACCTGCTGCTGACCGCTGCGGCGCTGGTCATCGTCTTCCCGCTGCTCTACGCCGTCTCCATCAGCCTGATGCCCCCCGCCGAGGTCAACACGTTCCCGCCGCGCTTCATCCCCAGCTCGCTGCGGTGGGCCAACTACGCCGAGGTCGCCCGGACGGTGCCGGTGGCGCGCTACCTCCTCAACTCCCTGGTGGTCTCCGCCGCGGTGACCCTGGGCCAGATCGCCACGGCCAGCCTGTCGGGCTACGCCTTCGCCTTCATGCACTTCCGCGGCCGGGCGGCCCTGTTTGCCCTCTTCATGTCCACGATGATGGTCCCCTGGGAGGTCACGCTGATCCCCAACTACCTGACGATCCGGTCGCTCCGGCTGCTCAACTCGTACCCCGGCCTGATCCTGCCCTTCCTGGCCACGGCCTTCGGCACCTTCCTGCTGCGGCAGTTCTTCATGCAGGTTCCCAGGGAGCTGGAGGACGCGGCCCGCATCGACGGGTGCGGCCGGTTCCGCTTCTTCTGGTCCGTCGCCCTGCCCCTGGCCCGCCCCGGCCTGCTCACCCTGGGCGCCTACACGTTCCTCAGCACCTGGAACCAGTACCTGTGGCCCCTGCTGGTGACCAACACCCGGCTGATGCGCACGGTGCAGATCGGGGTGCGCTTCCTCATGAACGAGGAAGGGATGCAGTACCACAGGATCATGGCGGGTGCGGTGCTCTGCCTGGTGCCGGCCCTGCTGATCCTCCTGTGGGGGCAGCGCTACCTGGTGCGGGGGATGATGGCCGGCGGCATCAAGGGGTAG
- a CDS encoding carbohydrate ABC transporter permease gives MASLPEQAVRPRPRTQAPKARTRWAELVEPYLYLAPSLALLAIFTFYPIVRSIYLSLFLTDPLGRPRVFVGLEHYANTLSSTFLQSMGVTLLFVFYTVPVGLLLGLALALLAHQPLRGTRLFQLIFSSPLAVSAAIGSTIWVMLLNPVSGILNYLLGYVGIGRVHWLTDPRWALPAVGMVSIWLRLGFNFVLMLSALQNVPEELLEAAVVDGAGFWAKTRHITLPMISPTLFFAAVVGVIHAFQVFAEIDIMTSGGPSNATNTVVYRIYQVAFRQYEFGAASAQAILLFIVMVILTYLQFRLGERRVHYQ, from the coding sequence TTGGCCAGCCTACCGGAGCAGGCGGTGCGACCCCGGCCGCGCACGCAGGCCCCGAAGGCCCGAACCCGCTGGGCAGAGCTGGTGGAGCCCTACCTGTACCTCGCCCCCAGCCTGGCCCTGCTCGCCATCTTCACCTTCTATCCGATCGTGCGCTCCATCTATCTGAGCCTCTTCCTCACCGACCCGCTGGGGCGGCCCCGGGTCTTCGTCGGGCTCGAGCACTACGCCAACACGCTCAGCTCCACGTTCCTGCAGAGCATGGGGGTCACGCTGCTCTTCGTGTTCTACACCGTGCCGGTGGGGCTGCTGCTGGGCCTGGCGCTCGCCCTGCTGGCGCACCAGCCGCTCAGGGGGACCCGCCTCTTCCAGCTGATCTTCTCCTCGCCGCTCGCCGTCTCGGCCGCCATCGGGAGCACCATCTGGGTGATGCTGCTCAACCCCGTGTCGGGCATCCTCAACTACCTGCTGGGGTACGTGGGCATCGGGCGGGTCCACTGGCTCACCGACCCGCGCTGGGCCCTGCCGGCGGTGGGCATGGTGAGCATCTGGCTGCGGCTCGGGTTCAACTTCGTGCTGATGCTCAGCGCCCTCCAGAACGTGCCGGAGGAGCTGCTGGAGGCGGCGGTGGTGGACGGCGCCGGCTTCTGGGCCAAGACCCGCCACATCACGCTGCCGATGATCTCCCCCACGCTCTTCTTCGCCGCCGTGGTGGGCGTGATCCACGCCTTCCAGGTCTTCGCCGAGATCGACATCATGACCTCGGGCGGCCCGTCCAATGCCACGAACACCGTCGTCTACCGCATCTACCAGGTGGCCTTCCGGCAGTACGAGTTCGGCGCGGCCAGCGCCCAGGCGATCCTGCTCTTCATCGTCATGGTGATCCTCACCTATCTCCAGTTCCGGCTGGGTGAGAGGCGGGTGCATTACCAGTGA
- a CDS encoding ABC transporter substrate-binding protein — MTRRTRRTGMILTALLLAISLLAGCGGSGGTGGTSSDGGSGGTQTSGGGQQQAAPQSGEKVKVVFWHAMGGKNGEAVDYLVQKFNSSQDRIVVEAAYQGTYDEALQKLKAAGPEGPTLMQVYEIGSRFMIDSGLITPMQDFIDAENYSIADLEPNILGYYTFDGRLYSMPFNTSTPIVYYNKDAFREAGLDPENPPKTMEEFHEYARKLTKTEGGDTRYGAGIAWYGWFFEQFLAVQGAHYVDNDNGRAAKATRATINTPEGQKILAWLQAMIDDGSAVNLGRKTSDTQAAFSAGRIAMTLDSTAVLSTILSGVGDKFEVGTAFLPRPQGIDGGVIIGGASVWITNVRPKEEQQAAWEFVKWLVEPEQQAEWSIRTGYFPVRKAAYDQQILKEWHAQRPQFTTAIEQLRASKLTTATQGAVIGTFPQARQIVEAAMEAVVLGQKTPEQALAEAEAEITKGIEQYNLTTR, encoded by the coding sequence ATGACGCGACGCACCAGAAGAACCGGCATGATCCTGACTGCGCTCCTCTTGGCTATCAGTCTGCTGGCCGGTTGCGGCGGCTCGGGCGGCACCGGCGGCACCAGCAGCGACGGCGGGTCCGGCGGCACGCAGACGTCCGGCGGTGGCCAGCAGCAGGCGGCGCCCCAGTCCGGCGAGAAGGTGAAGGTCGTCTTCTGGCACGCCATGGGCGGCAAGAACGGCGAGGCTGTGGACTACCTCGTCCAGAAGTTCAACAGCTCGCAGGACCGCATCGTCGTGGAGGCCGCGTACCAGGGCACCTACGACGAAGCGCTGCAGAAGCTGAAGGCCGCAGGCCCCGAGGGCCCCACGCTCATGCAGGTCTACGAGATCGGCAGCCGCTTCATGATCGACTCGGGCCTGATCACGCCCATGCAGGACTTCATCGATGCTGAGAACTACAGCATCGCCGACCTGGAGCCCAACATCCTGGGCTACTACACCTTCGACGGCCGCCTCTACTCGATGCCGTTCAACACCTCCACCCCGATCGTCTACTACAACAAGGACGCCTTCCGCGAGGCAGGACTGGATCCGGAGAATCCCCCCAAGACCATGGAGGAGTTCCATGAGTACGCCCGCAAGCTGACCAAGACCGAGGGCGGCGACACCCGGTACGGCGCCGGCATCGCGTGGTACGGCTGGTTCTTCGAGCAGTTCCTGGCGGTCCAGGGCGCTCACTACGTCGACAACGACAACGGGCGTGCCGCCAAGGCCACCCGGGCGACCATCAACACCCCCGAGGGCCAGAAGATCCTGGCCTGGCTCCAGGCGATGATCGACGACGGCTCGGCCGTCAACCTCGGCCGCAAGACCAGCGACACCCAGGCGGCGTTCTCCGCCGGGCGGATCGCGATGACCCTGGACTCCACCGCCGTTCTGAGCACCATCCTCTCCGGCGTCGGTGACAAGTTCGAGGTCGGCACCGCCTTCCTGCCGCGGCCCCAGGGGATCGACGGCGGCGTGATCATCGGCGGCGCCTCGGTCTGGATCACCAACGTCCGGCCGAAGGAGGAGCAGCAGGCGGCCTGGGAGTTCGTGAAGTGGCTGGTGGAGCCGGAGCAGCAGGCCGAGTGGTCGATCCGCACCGGCTACTTCCCGGTCCGCAAGGCGGCCTACGACCAGCAGATCCTGAAGGAGTGGCACGCGCAGCGGCCGCAGTTCACCACCGCCATCGAGCAGCTGCGGGCCTCCAAGCTGACCACGGCGACCCAGGGCGCGGTGATCGGCACCTTCCCGCAGGCCCGCCAGATCGTGGAGGCGGCGATGGAGGCCGTGGTCCTCGGGCAGAAGACGCCTGAGCAGGCCCTGGCCGAGGCCGAAGCCGAGATCACCAAGGGCATCGAGCAGTACAACCTGACGACCCGGTAG